Proteins from one Lacrimispora sphenoides genomic window:
- a CDS encoding oxidoreductase: MRQLFQPLTIHNLTLKNRISVPPMVVYHWADDTGTVTDRQTEHYREMAKGGAGLIIQEGTCVERTGRLTDTQLGIWGDGHIEGLKRITDAVHQYHTPIFVQLHHAGVFGFMEDTVCPSDITCTVKGKEKQARALTIEELHRIQHSFVTASERAVKAGYDGVEIHACHNYLISQFYNTLVNRRTDDYGKQPSLFVLEIINEIRRRVPESFVIGVRLGAFEPTLADSIAHAVELEENGVDFLDISYGFEQRSYPEKPENYPFSDRIYAAQEIKKRVSIPVFAVGGIAFAEQAEEILQKTGVDMVDIGRGTLVNPNWANDAKSGRDVGTCLYCKTCMWRVNSDKCPGRKLFFSKNTIKSQD; the protein is encoded by the coding sequence ATGAGACAACTTTTTCAACCTCTTACTATTCATAATCTGACCTTAAAAAATCGTATCTCCGTCCCACCCATGGTGGTTTATCACTGGGCGGATGATACCGGCACTGTAACCGATCGACAAACTGAACACTATAGGGAGATGGCTAAGGGCGGGGCAGGCCTTATTATTCAGGAAGGCACCTGCGTGGAACGGACCGGCCGGCTCACAGACACCCAGCTCGGCATTTGGGGAGATGGGCACATTGAGGGGCTTAAAAGAATTACCGATGCCGTTCATCAGTATCACACTCCTATTTTTGTGCAGCTCCATCATGCGGGGGTCTTTGGTTTCATGGAGGATACTGTTTGTCCAAGCGATATCACCTGCACTGTCAAAGGTAAGGAAAAACAGGCCCGTGCGTTGACCATTGAAGAATTGCACCGTATCCAGCACTCTTTTGTTACTGCATCAGAGCGTGCAGTAAAGGCCGGATACGACGGGGTGGAAATTCATGCATGTCACAACTACTTAATTTCTCAGTTTTACAATACTCTTGTCAACAGACGAACCGATGACTACGGCAAGCAACCATCCCTGTTTGTACTGGAGATCATTAACGAAATTCGTCGTCGGGTACCGGAATCATTTGTGATTGGGGTACGTCTGGGGGCATTTGAGCCCACTCTTGCAGACAGCATTGCCCATGCGGTAGAACTTGAAGAAAACGGTGTTGATTTTTTGGATATTTCCTATGGATTTGAACAGAGATCCTATCCTGAAAAGCCCGAAAATTATCCTTTTAGTGACCGCATTTACGCAGCACAGGAAATCAAAAAAAGAGTTTCCATTCCAGTTTTCGCTGTAGGAGGAATCGCATTCGCGGAACAGGCTGAGGAAATTCTGCAAAAAACCGGTGTAGACATGGTCGACATAGGGAGAGGAACTCTGGTAAATCCGAACTGGGCAAACGATGCCAAGTCAGGACGGGATGTGGGTACCTGCCTATACTGCAAAACCTGCATGTGGAGGGTTAATTCCGATAAATGCCCCGGAAGAAAACTCTTTTTTTCCAAAAATACTATTAAAAGTCAAGATTAA
- a CDS encoding TetR/AcrR family transcriptional regulator: MAEKGRPRSEKTEKAILAAAYKLLMEDGFQSVTVDSIAKEAGVSKATIYKWWPNKASVVADSFFAAAQQRIQTPDTGSVEKDLLLQLGNLSDFLETDRGRVITELIAQGQFDQDVANAYRTRYFAPRRLEAREILQRGLDRGELKKDMNIELSIDLIFAPLFYRMLVTGAEVDSDFIKNVVFYVLTGIKA, translated from the coding sequence ATGGCAGAAAAAGGGCGTCCCAGAAGTGAAAAAACTGAAAAAGCTATTCTTGCGGCGGCATATAAGCTTTTAATGGAGGATGGATTTCAGTCGGTAACAGTGGATAGTATTGCAAAAGAAGCTGGTGTTAGTAAGGCTACAATTTACAAATGGTGGCCAAACAAGGCTTCTGTTGTAGCAGATAGCTTTTTTGCGGCGGCACAGCAGCGTATACAAACACCAGATACGGGATCAGTGGAAAAGGATCTTTTACTACAGCTTGGCAATCTGAGTGATTTTTTGGAAACAGATAGAGGGCGTGTAATCACTGAGCTCATAGCACAGGGACAATTTGATCAAGATGTGGCAAACGCCTATCGGACACGGTATTTCGCACCACGTCGTCTGGAAGCACGGGAAATTTTACAGCGCGGATTGGACAGAGGAGAACTAAAAAAAGACATGAATATTGAACTGAGCATTGATTTGATTTTTGCCCCGCTATTTTATCGAATGCTGGTAACGGGTGCCGAAGTTGACTCTGATTTTATAAAAAATGTAGTTTTCTATGTCCTTACAGGCATTAAGGCATAA
- a CDS encoding class I SAM-dependent methyltransferase has protein sequence MITHNNLEEYRDPINYDLEFGGETDKYNFYLELAKLNTGEVLELACGTGLTMIHLAKCGIKITGVDIAPEMLKYARIKAEGLPVTFIEGDAKIFESKKRFSIIYLTGNAFQAFLSDEDQISLLKTVYKHLKPNGIFAFETRNPMGTDLTNQEETNWEQFMDKDGILVQVSGTQFYDAENHIMHWVTFRDWGFKKTTSRIACRFTDNDTLRSLLNNNGFNIENQYSDWNKTPFSPLAPTIISVCRKSG, from the coding sequence ATGATAACACACAATAATCTCGAAGAATATAGAGACCCGATTAATTATGATCTTGAATTTGGTGGTGAAACTGATAAATATAATTTCTATCTTGAACTTGCTAAATTGAACACAGGTGAGGTTTTAGAACTTGCATGTGGCACAGGGTTAACCATGATACATCTAGCGAAATGTGGAATAAAAATTACAGGCGTTGACATTGCACCAGAGATGCTTAAATATGCGCGAATTAAAGCAGAGGGATTACCTGTGACTTTTATTGAAGGTGATGCTAAGATTTTTGAATCTAAAAAACGTTTTTCTATTATATATTTAACAGGAAATGCATTTCAAGCATTTTTGAGCGATGAAGATCAAATTTCACTACTTAAAACGGTTTACAAGCATTTAAAACCAAATGGGATATTTGCATTTGAAACACGTAATCCGATGGGAACTGATTTAACAAACCAAGAGGAAACAAATTGGGAGCAATTTATGGATAAGGACGGAATACTAGTTCAGGTATCTGGAACACAATTTTATGATGCAGAAAATCATATAATGCATTGGGTGACTTTTCGTGATTGGGGATTTAAGAAAACTACTTCCCGAATTGCTTGTCGTTTTACTGATAATGATACTCTTAGATCATTATTAAATAATAATGGTTTTAATATTGAAAATCAATATTCGGATTGGAATAAAACTCCCTTCTCACCTTTAGCACCTACCATTATTAGCGTTTGTAGAAAGTCAGGATAA
- a CDS encoding DUF6194 family protein — protein MLLEEIIQYCKENLDDVVLVNSWGEKGVFYNPQHKLKRGVYVLTIKEKDGENDKSSNLNRANIFRVNLGIRKTTFKELFGEIPNRPAAGGIVDMDYDFTELDKIIPHPVYAWMGWISVLNPSVKTFEILKPFIEEAYTFSKEKFSKRK, from the coding sequence ATGTTATTAGAAGAAATTATACAGTATTGCAAAGAAAATCTTGATGATGTGGTTTTGGTGAATAGTTGGGGTGAAAAAGGTGTTTTTTATAACCCTCAACATAAATTGAAGCGTGGTGTTTATGTTCTCACAATTAAAGAAAAAGATGGTGAGAATGATAAAAGTTCAAATCTCAATCGGGCAAATATTTTTAGAGTAAATTTGGGGATAAGAAAAACAACATTTAAAGAGCTGTTTGGTGAAATTCCAAATCGCCCAGCTGCAGGTGGCATTGTTGATATGGATTATGATTTTACTGAATTAGATAAGATTATTCCTCACCCCGTCTATGCTTGGATGGGTTGGATTAGTGTACTGAATCCATCTGTAAAAACTTTTGAAATACTGAAACCTTTTATCGAAGAAGCCTATACGTTTTCCAAAGAAAAGTTTAGTAAAAGAAAATAA
- a CDS encoding DJ-1/PfpI family protein, with translation MKKEILMVLLPLFADWEAAFTSATLNDQIQNKQSEYFVKTVGLTKELIKSIGGLTVLPDYSIADVPDTYSALLLIGGMSWCTKDRKPTEISSKLVPLVQRAMDKDILVGGICDASTFLGANGWLNDKIHTSNTLEDLKRVAGEAYTNEANYIEQQAIQHKNVVTANGTAYLEFTKEVLLTLKAYPKEDIEAHYDFYKSGYYEAINEHHIAKGI, from the coding sequence ATGAAAAAAGAAATATTGATGGTTTTGTTACCTTTATTTGCTGACTGGGAGGCCGCCTTTACTTCTGCGACCTTAAATGATCAGATTCAAAATAAGCAATCTGAATATTTTGTAAAAACAGTAGGTCTTACAAAAGAACTCATAAAGTCCATTGGCGGGCTTACGGTATTGCCAGACTATTCCATTGCTGATGTTCCAGATACTTATTCTGCTTTGTTGCTGATTGGAGGTATGAGCTGGTGTACAAAAGATAGAAAGCCAACAGAGATATCCTCAAAATTGGTTCCCCTTGTACAACGTGCCATGGATAAGGATATTCTTGTCGGTGGAATTTGCGATGCCTCCACCTTTCTTGGTGCAAATGGATGGTTGAATGATAAAATACATACAAGTAATACATTGGAAGATTTAAAACGAGTTGCAGGAGAGGCTTACACTAACGAAGCCAACTATATAGAGCAACAAGCTATACAGCACAAAAATGTAGTAACAGCCAACGGGACAGCATATTTAGAATTTACAAAAGAAGTTTTGCTTACTTTAAAAGCCTACCCCAAAGAGGATATTGAAGCACATTATGATTTTTACAAAAGTGGATATTATGAGGCAATAAATGAACATCACATTGCAAAAGGAATATAG
- a CDS encoding SDR family oxidoreductase — MILVTGANGRTGRAVINALLSKGEQVRAFVHKAEQIQEIKSLGTIEAVAGDMMDQKAVNDAFNGVHAVYHICSAVNPYEVQIGETVIKAAHLAKVEQFVYHSVLHSVLQDMPHHQKKLMVEGLLVNSGIPYTIVQPAVLMQNVLDSWKSLSEKGIFQQKFFTSAETSMCLVDLEDVAEAASIILTNLCHIGATYEICGPDNLSLANMVTAMECHFEREIKVDTPQDEVFAAQLKKLGAGDYQVSTLLKMFRHYNEHGFTGNSNVLTWILGRKPNDFSSFILRTLRGEML; from the coding sequence ATGATACTTGTTACAGGAGCAAACGGTAGGACTGGCCGTGCTGTAATCAATGCTTTATTATCGAAAGGAGAGCAGGTCAGGGCTTTTGTTCATAAGGCTGAACAAATTCAGGAAATTAAGTCCTTAGGTACGATAGAAGCGGTTGCGGGAGATATGATGGACCAAAAGGCTGTAAATGATGCCTTTAACGGAGTCCATGCTGTATATCATATTTGCTCCGCTGTAAATCCCTATGAAGTTCAGATAGGTGAAACGGTAATAAAAGCTGCTCATCTGGCCAAAGTTGAGCAATTTGTTTATCATTCCGTATTGCATTCCGTACTTCAGGATATGCCCCATCATCAGAAAAAACTGATGGTTGAGGGACTTTTGGTGAATTCGGGAATACCATATACAATAGTACAGCCAGCGGTTTTAATGCAGAATGTTCTCGATTCCTGGAAGTCACTAAGTGAGAAGGGCATATTTCAGCAAAAGTTTTTTACTTCAGCGGAAACTAGTATGTGTTTGGTTGACTTAGAAGATGTAGCTGAAGCCGCTTCTATTATCCTCACGAATTTATGCCACATAGGTGCCACATATGAAATTTGCGGTCCAGATAACTTATCTCTGGCAAATATGGTAACAGCAATGGAATGCCATTTTGAACGTGAAATCAAAGTAGATACACCTCAGGATGAGGTGTTTGCAGCCCAGTTAAAAAAACTTGGAGCAGGAGACTACCAGGTTAGTACACTGTTAAAGATGTTTCGACATTATAATGAACATGGATTTACTGGCAATTCCAATGTATTAACGTGGATTTTAGGTCGAAAACCAAATGATTTTTCATCTTTTATTCTCAGAACGTTAAGAGGCGAAATGTTATAG
- a CDS encoding aldo/keto reductase has protein sequence MQYAKLGISDLTVSRICMGCMGFGDANNGQHSWTIDETHSRKIIKRGLELGVNFFDTAIAYQSGTSEQYLGRALRDFVKRDEVVVATKFLPRTQEEIVAGISGRQHIERMLNNSLANLGMDYVDLYIYHMWDYQTPLYEIMEGLNNMLKAGKARYIGISNCFAWQLAKANALAEKEGFAKFVSEQGHYNLIFREEEREMVPYCQEENIAMTPYSTLAGGRLSKYIGESSRRLIEDSYARQKYGSTVEQDNIIVERVAKLAEERGVSMTEISLAWLLQKVTASIVGATKLHHIEGAVKAVDIVLTKEETAYLEEPYIPHKLVGVMAQNTASASKR, from the coding sequence ATGCAATATGCAAAATTAGGAATCTCAGACTTAACAGTATCTCGCATCTGCATGGGCTGCATGGGATTTGGTGATGCCAATAATGGTCAGCACTCATGGACAATCGACGAGACACATTCCCGTAAAATCATTAAACGGGGATTGGAACTGGGTGTCAATTTTTTTGATACTGCCATTGCATATCAGAGTGGCACCAGTGAGCAGTATCTGGGTCGGGCGTTGCGGGATTTTGTAAAACGGGACGAGGTGGTTGTGGCGACTAAGTTTTTGCCCAGAACACAGGAAGAAATTGTAGCCGGGATTTCTGGTAGGCAGCACATTGAGCGGATGTTGAATAATAGCCTTGCAAATCTCGGTATGGACTATGTGGACTTATATATTTATCACATGTGGGATTATCAGACCCCGCTGTACGAAATTATGGAAGGGCTTAATAATATGCTTAAAGCCGGAAAAGCACGCTATATCGGCATTTCCAACTGCTTTGCCTGGCAGTTGGCAAAGGCTAACGCTTTGGCAGAGAAAGAGGGCTTTGCAAAGTTTGTATCTGAACAGGGACATTACAACCTGATCTTCCGAGAAGAGGAGCGGGAAATGGTCCCTTATTGTCAGGAAGAAAATATTGCTATGACACCCTACAGTACTCTTGCAGGTGGCCGCTTGTCCAAATATATAGGTGAAAGCTCCAGGCGGCTGATAGAGGACAGCTATGCGAGACAAAAATATGGTTCTACTGTGGAACAGGACAATATTATCGTTGAGCGCGTTGCGAAGCTGGCAGAAGAAAGAGGAGTATCTATGACAGAGATTTCCCTAGCATGGCTTTTGCAAAAAGTGACCGCTTCGATAGTAGGTGCAACAAAGCTTCATCACATTGAAGGAGCAGTAAAGGCTGTTGATATTGTTCTGACAAAAGAGGAAACTGCTTATCTGGAGGAGCCCTATATTCCCCACAAGTTGGTAGGAGTTATGGCTCAGAATACAGCGTCCGCTTCTAAAAGATAA
- a CDS encoding AAA family ATPase, which yields MKISRLIIKNYRNLKEIDIHLSDTAALIGENNSGKNNLLRAVTKPKNSQQRR from the coding sequence TTGAAAATATCAAGACTGATAATTAAGAACTACCGGAATTTAAAGGAAATTGATATTCATTTAAGTGATACTGCGGCTTTAATTGGTGAAAACAACAGCGGTAAGAATAATCTTTTACGAGCAGTAACAAAACCGAAAAATTCCCAACAAAGGAGGTAA
- a CDS encoding YwbE family protein, with protein MNGQNRIDVKIGATVKIVLKSDQRTGKLTEGIVGKILTNSSFHPHGIKVMLTNGQVGRVQEIL; from the coding sequence ATGAACGGACAAAATAGAATTGATGTTAAAATAGGTGCAACAGTAAAAATTGTATTGAAATCTGACCAAAGAACCGGAAAACTAACAGAGGGAATCGTTGGAAAAATACTAACAAACAGTAGCTTTCACCCTCATGGTATCAAAGTAATGTTAACGAATGGACAAGTGGGGAGAGTCCAGGAAATATTATGA
- the fmt gene encoding methionyl-tRNA formyltransferase, with product MKVLFMGTPEFAKISLDYLVKNEYNIAGVVTQPDKPAGRKMILTPSPVKEYASGENIPVYQPQSLKGEEFFDLLKSINPDIIVVVAYGKLIPKNVLDFPKLGCVNVHGSLLPKYRGASPINAAIINGEKITGITTQYMEEGIDTGDMILKESIKIGENETYGELLDKLAQIGGRLLIDTLEQIQGGTAKREKQPDDGASYVGKIDNTMCEIDWNLTTQEIHDKIRGLSPVPAAFTYLNGRKLKIFKSRISDDGIVELLEVQIEGGKRMNARDFANGRKNTESDDREGRLFKFSR from the coding sequence ATGAAAGTATTATTTATGGGAACCCCTGAGTTTGCAAAAATTTCGCTCGACTATCTCGTGAAAAATGAATATAATATCGCAGGGGTTGTCACACAGCCGGATAAACCTGCGGGCAGAAAAATGATTTTGACCCCGTCGCCCGTGAAAGAATATGCCTCCGGTGAGAATATTCCCGTTTATCAACCGCAAAGCTTAAAAGGCGAAGAATTTTTTGATTTGTTAAAATCAATTAATCCCGATATAATCGTTGTGGTTGCTTACGGGAAGCTCATACCCAAAAACGTCTTGGATTTTCCGAAGCTTGGCTGCGTAAACGTTCACGGGTCGCTGCTACCGAAATACAGGGGAGCTTCGCCGATAAACGCTGCGATTATTAACGGCGAAAAAATCACGGGGATCACTACTCAGTATATGGAAGAGGGCATAGACACGGGCGATATGATACTTAAAGAATCAATTAAAATCGGCGAAAACGAAACTTATGGAGAGCTTCTCGATAAATTGGCGCAAATCGGCGGCAGATTATTAATTGATACGCTTGAGCAAATACAGGGCGGGACTGCGAAACGAGAAAAACAGCCTGATGACGGCGCGTCTTACGTGGGAAAAATAGATAATACTATGTGCGAAATCGACTGGAATCTGACAACGCAGGAAATACACGATAAAATCAGAGGGCTTTCACCTGTGCCGGCTGCGTTTACTTATTTAAACGGCAGAAAATTAAAGATTTTTAAATCAAGGATCTCGGACGACGGTATTGTGGAGCTGCTGGAAGTGCAAATAGAAGGCGGAAAAAGAATGAACGCAAGGGATTTTGCAAATGGCAGAAAAAATACTGAAAGCGACGACCGCGAGGGAAGATTGTTTAAATTCTCTCGTTAA
- a CDS encoding cation transporter — protein MEKQTNSRKRIRLPALKWPFRILLYFFTLLLSGFSLAAVLFHSFHKIIETAIYVAAGCGLALSCCYLIQDLRYGMKEKIKPGIESNTFTCRVASDYRYRTVLFVHSSLAVNLLFALSNGVFGIVHRSVWFGALSGYYLVLSVMRFVAIRYERRHRNTEHDQMVKRKELYAFRNSGILFIVLTFALIVSVIQMVFYEQGKNYPGTLIFAVAAYTFYKIGIAVFHMFKVGKMNSPLLRMIHNIGYADALVSLFSLQTAMFVSFGDGTDTRAMNLLTGGVVCLMILLMGIYMIRSAGKQLAQME, from the coding sequence ATGGAGAAACAAACGAACAGCAGAAAAAGAATAAGGCTCCCGGCCCTTAAGTGGCCGTTCCGGATTCTGCTTTACTTTTTTACGCTCCTGTTATCAGGCTTTTCCCTGGCGGCGGTATTGTTTCATTCTTTTCACAAGATTATTGAGACTGCTATTTATGTTGCCGCCGGATGCGGGCTGGCACTGTCATGCTGCTATTTGATTCAGGATCTGCGGTATGGAATGAAAGAGAAGATAAAGCCGGGGATTGAATCAAATACGTTTACCTGCCGGGTGGCTTCTGATTACCGGTACCGAACGGTGCTGTTTGTTCATTCATCTTTGGCGGTCAACCTGCTGTTTGCCTTGAGTAACGGAGTGTTTGGGATTGTGCATCGTTCGGTCTGGTTCGGGGCTTTATCCGGATATTATCTGGTTCTCAGTGTAATGCGATTTGTTGCTATCCGGTATGAGAGAAGACATCGCAACACCGAACATGATCAAATGGTGAAGCGAAAAGAACTGTATGCCTTCCGCAACAGCGGTATTCTGTTTATTGTTCTGACTTTTGCTCTTATCGTATCGGTAATCCAGATGGTCTTTTACGAACAGGGTAAGAACTATCCGGGAACATTGATTTTTGCAGTTGCCGCCTACACGTTTTATAAGATAGGCATTGCCGTGTTTCATATGTTTAAGGTAGGGAAAATGAATTCGCCGCTGTTACGTATGATCCACAATATTGGTTATGCAGATGCATTGGTGTCGCTGTTTTCCCTGCAGACAGCGATGTTTGTTTCGTTTGGTGATGGAACGGATACAAGAGCAATGAATCTGCTGACTGGGGGAGTCGTTTGCCTGATGATTTTACTCATGGGGATTTATATGATCCGTTCAGCAGGGAAACAATTGGCTCAAATGGAATAG
- a CDS encoding HAMP domain-containing sensor histidine kinase, which yields MTQQTAGKEYKVKQSLFSMSLFWKIMLTVLLVSGVHSGLTVLMTRMEMQGGIATTIIMAYWFVISINFTLFVRYQIRKIYEAPMKELAKAANAVAHGDFSVYLPAKHTVDQLDYLDVMFMDFNKMVEELGSIETLKTDFFSNVSHEIKTPLAVIQNYAQSIQNPDLPEEVKQEYIKTIIQSSRKLSKLITNILKLNKLEKQNIQPVMESYDLCKQLCECTLQFEELWEEKQIEMDADLEDRANIEADPSLLELVWNNLLSNSIKFTEPGGTVTLRQTSTKDEVVVSVRDTGCGMTKETINHIFDKFYQGDTSHSMEGNGLGLALAFRVVELAGGTFFVESELGKGSEFTVRLPVSRTRK from the coding sequence ATGACACAGCAGACTGCAGGAAAAGAATATAAAGTCAAGCAATCCCTGTTTTCCATGTCATTGTTCTGGAAGATCATGCTGACCGTTCTTCTTGTATCCGGAGTTCACAGCGGCCTTACCGTTTTAATGACCAGAATGGAAATGCAAGGTGGTATTGCAACCACAATTATCATGGCTTACTGGTTCGTGATATCTATCAACTTTACCTTGTTTGTCCGATATCAGATCCGGAAGATTTATGAAGCCCCTATGAAGGAACTGGCGAAGGCTGCTAATGCCGTTGCTCATGGGGATTTCTCGGTCTACCTTCCGGCGAAACATACGGTGGACCAGCTGGACTATCTGGATGTTATGTTCATGGACTTTAATAAAATGGTGGAGGAGTTGGGAAGCATCGAAACACTGAAGACGGATTTCTTTTCCAATGTTTCCCATGAGATCAAGACACCTCTGGCAGTTATTCAAAACTATGCTCAGAGCATACAGAATCCGGATTTACCGGAGGAGGTTAAGCAGGAATATATTAAAACGATCATTCAATCTTCCCGGAAGCTATCCAAGCTAATCACCAACATACTAAAGCTGAATAAACTGGAAAAGCAGAATATCCAGCCGGTAATGGAATCCTATGACCTGTGTAAGCAGCTATGTGAGTGTACATTGCAGTTTGAAGAACTATGGGAAGAGAAGCAGATTGAAATGGATGCAGATCTGGAGGACCGGGCAAACATTGAAGCGGACCCAAGCCTGCTGGAACTGGTATGGAATAATTTATTATCTAATTCGATAAAGTTTACGGAGCCGGGCGGGACAGTGACTCTTCGGCAGACATCAACAAAAGATGAGGTGGTGGTATCGGTTCGTGATACCGGCTGCGGAATGACAAAGGAAACCATCAATCATATCTTTGATAAATTCTATCAGGGGGATACCTCTCATTCTATGGAAGGAAACGGACTCGGCCTGGCACTAGCGTTCCGGGTAGTGGAGCTGGCAGGCGGAACGTTTTTTGTTGAGAGCGAACTAGGGAAAGGATCTGAGTTTACGGTTCGTTTACCAGTCAGCAGAACCAGAAAATAA
- a CDS encoding response regulator transcription factor — protein MINILVIEDDVNLNRIVCSYLNNSGFQAKGCLKAQEAYDAMYNNMFELIVSDIMMPEIDGFEFARTVRQVNKTIPILFMSAKDDLPSKQKGFQLGIDDYMVKPIEFDELLLRIRALLRRANIETERKIAVGNLELDADAMSAVVEGEEVPTTTREFNILYKLLSYPNKTFSRVQLMDEFWGVDTETNLRAVDVYITKLRDKFSVCDGFKIVTIRGLGYKAVQQ, from the coding sequence ATGATTAATATTCTGGTAATAGAAGATGACGTAAATTTGAATCGAATTGTCTGTTCTTATTTAAACAACAGCGGATTTCAGGCGAAAGGATGCCTGAAGGCACAGGAAGCTTATGATGCAATGTATAATAACATGTTTGAGCTGATCGTCTCGGACATTATGATGCCGGAGATTGATGGCTTTGAGTTTGCCAGAACGGTTCGGCAAGTGAATAAAACCATCCCGATCCTGTTTATGTCGGCCAAGGATGATTTACCCTCAAAGCAGAAAGGCTTTCAGCTGGGGATTGATGACTATATGGTAAAACCGATTGAATTTGATGAATTGTTACTTCGGATCCGGGCATTGCTGCGAAGAGCCAATATCGAGACGGAACGAAAAATTGCCGTTGGAAACCTGGAGCTGGATGCGGATGCCATGTCGGCTGTCGTTGAAGGTGAAGAGGTCCCTACAACAACCAGGGAGTTCAATATCTTATATAAGCTGCTTTCTTATCCGAATAAGACTTTTTCCCGGGTGCAGCTGATGGACGAATTCTGGGGCGTTGATACAGAAACCAATTTAAGAGCCGTGGATGTGTATATTACCAAGCTGCGGGATAAATTTTCCGTGTGCGATGGGTTTAAAATTGTGACAATTCGTGGATTGGGTTATAAGGCGGTACAGCAATGA